One stretch of Dokdonia sp. Hel_I_53 DNA includes these proteins:
- the pgi gene encoding glucose-6-phosphate isomerase, whose amino-acid sequence MRNINPTTTTAWKKLDVHFKEMKNVQLKDLFNDEGRAVDFSIHWEDFLVDYSKNLITKDTRALLIDLAEEAGLKSAMKSYFGGDKINATEGRSVMHTALRDEGDTAFAKEEVDSVKKLIEDFTQKIISGRHKGVTGKAITDVVNIGIGGSDLGPQMVVEALKFYKNHLNVHFISNVDGDHVMETLKKLNPETTLFVIVSKTFTTQETLTNAQTVRKWFVEQLGENGVSSHFVAVSTNLEAIADFGIDHNNVFPMWDWVGGRFSLWSSVGLSIALAIGYKNFESLLHGAYKMDRHFRDTPFDQNIPVLTALLSVWYNNFYKCETEAIIPYTQYLHRLPAYLQQAIMESNGKSVDRNGKKITYETGNIIWGEPGTNSQHAFFQLIHQGSKLIPADFIGFKKSLYGNKNHHDKLMANFFAQTEALMNGKTLEQVELELSTKEMSRNQIEQLKPFKVFSGNKPTTSFLIEKLTPESLGALIAMYEHKIFVQGVIWNIYSYDQWGVELGKQLATKILNNIDSIDESVHDLSTISLVNSYKKS is encoded by the coding sequence ATGAGAAATATAAACCCAACTACTACAACAGCTTGGAAAAAGTTAGACGTGCATTTTAAAGAAATGAAAAATGTACAGCTTAAAGATCTTTTTAATGATGAAGGTAGAGCTGTTGATTTCAGTATTCATTGGGAGGATTTTTTAGTTGATTACAGTAAAAACTTGATCACTAAAGATACACGTGCTTTGCTTATTGATCTCGCAGAGGAGGCAGGTCTCAAAAGTGCCATGAAGAGCTATTTTGGGGGAGATAAAATTAATGCGACAGAAGGCCGTTCAGTTATGCATACTGCCTTGAGGGATGAAGGTGATACCGCTTTCGCGAAAGAGGAAGTTGACTCCGTTAAAAAACTAATTGAAGATTTTACACAAAAAATAATATCAGGGAGACATAAAGGTGTTACTGGAAAAGCTATTACTGATGTTGTTAATATTGGAATAGGTGGTTCTGATTTGGGACCTCAGATGGTTGTGGAGGCTCTTAAGTTTTATAAAAACCATTTAAATGTACACTTTATCTCAAATGTAGATGGTGATCATGTAATGGAAACTTTAAAAAAACTTAATCCAGAAACAACTCTTTTTGTGATTGTTTCTAAAACATTCACAACTCAAGAAACTTTAACAAATGCCCAGACCGTACGAAAATGGTTTGTAGAGCAGTTAGGTGAGAACGGAGTATCAAGTCATTTTGTAGCAGTTTCTACTAATCTAGAAGCGATAGCTGATTTTGGTATAGATCATAACAATGTGTTCCCTATGTGGGACTGGGTAGGAGGGAGATTTTCTCTGTGGAGTTCTGTAGGGCTTTCTATTGCATTAGCCATTGGCTACAAAAACTTTGAAAGTTTATTGCATGGTGCTTATAAAATGGATAGGCATTTCAGAGACACTCCATTTGATCAAAATATCCCAGTGCTTACGGCACTCCTCAGTGTGTGGTATAATAACTTTTACAAATGTGAGACAGAAGCAATAATTCCATATACACAATACTTGCATAGATTACCTGCCTATTTGCAACAAGCCATAATGGAAAGCAATGGGAAAAGTGTAGATCGTAATGGTAAGAAAATAACGTATGAGACTGGAAATATCATATGGGGAGAACCGGGTACAAATTCACAACATGCATTTTTTCAACTGATACATCAAGGGTCTAAATTAATTCCAGCTGATTTTATTGGATTCAAAAAATCACTTTATGGAAATAAAAACCATCACGATAAACTGATGGCAAACTTCTTTGCACAGACAGAAGCATTGATGAATGGAAAAACACTTGAGCAAGTAGAACTTGAGTTATCTACCAAAGAAATGTCTAGAAATCAGATTGAGCAGCTTAAACCTTTCAAAGTGTTTTCTGGAAACAAGCCTACCACATCATTTTTGATTGAAAAGTTGACCCCAGAAAGTTTAGGTGCTCTTATTGCTATGTATGAACATAAAATATTTGTACAAGGCGTAATATGGAATATTTATTCTTATGATCAATGGGGAGTAGAACTTGGGAAGCAACTAGCTACTAAAATTTTAAATAATATTGACAGTATAGATGAAAGTGTGCATGATTTGTCTACGATTTCATTAGTTAATTCTTACAAAAAATCTTAG
- a CDS encoding peptidoglycan DD-metalloendopeptidase family protein, whose amino-acid sequence MKYQFPFLFFICFVIISCNKTTEENISAEEIYEAPPEIVKEYGYVLDDFVVERDTVQSGDSFGKILFEANVDYATIQEISDSVQPVFNTSRIRPGKPYVVLKSKDSIEAAKVFIYEQSREDYVVLDFQSTVKASLEKHPTTTYEREISGVIDSNLSSTFDDLGVSVNVAYKMADIYAWTIDFFKLQKGDRFKAIYEERFVNDTIPAGIGKIKAVLFEHAGREMYAFRFENDSLPGSFDFFDENGDNLRRAFLKGPLKFSRISSRYNLKRRIKYYGYRLRPHKGTDFAGAIGTPILATADGVVTKSERRGGNGNYVKIRHNATYDTQYLHMQKRNVKVGQSVRQGDVIGTIGMTGNSGGPHVCYRFWKNGRQVDPFKQDLPASKPLAENLVPIYDSIRKPLQTRLDGIPWFSETVDQVELQEELALSIQ is encoded by the coding sequence GTGAAATATCAGTTCCCCTTTCTTTTTTTTATATGCTTTGTTATAATTTCTTGTAATAAGACTACAGAAGAAAACATTAGTGCAGAAGAAATCTATGAAGCTCCGCCAGAAATCGTAAAAGAATACGGTTACGTACTAGATGATTTTGTTGTAGAGCGGGATACTGTGCAGTCTGGAGACAGTTTTGGAAAAATTCTTTTTGAAGCAAATGTAGATTATGCAACAATTCAAGAAATATCAGATAGTGTACAACCTGTTTTCAATACGAGCCGCATACGTCCAGGAAAACCATATGTAGTTTTGAAGTCTAAGGATTCTATTGAAGCGGCAAAGGTTTTTATATATGAGCAAAGTAGAGAGGATTATGTGGTTTTAGATTTCCAGTCTACGGTAAAGGCTTCTTTAGAAAAACATCCCACGACAACATATGAGCGTGAGATATCTGGTGTGATAGATAGTAATCTTTCATCTACATTTGATGACCTTGGAGTTAGTGTAAACGTGGCTTATAAAATGGCAGATATTTATGCATGGACTATAGATTTTTTCAAACTACAAAAAGGAGATCGTTTTAAGGCAATATATGAAGAGCGATTTGTGAATGATACAATCCCAGCAGGTATAGGGAAAATAAAAGCAGTGTTATTTGAACATGCTGGAAGAGAGATGTATGCTTTTAGATTTGAAAATGACTCTTTGCCAGGTAGCTTCGATTTCTTTGATGAAAATGGAGATAATTTAAGAAGAGCCTTCTTGAAAGGACCACTTAAATTCAGTCGTATTTCTTCTAGGTATAATTTAAAAAGACGTATAAAATATTACGGATATAGGTTGAGACCACATAAAGGAACTGATTTTGCCGGAGCTATAGGCACACCTATTCTAGCAACTGCAGATGGTGTGGTAACAAAATCAGAACGTCGAGGTGGAAATGGTAATTATGTCAAAATAAGACACAATGCTACTTATGACACACAATACTTACATATGCAGAAGCGTAATGTTAAAGTAGGCCAATCAGTACGACAGGGAGATGTGATAGGAACAATAGGTATGACAGGTAATTCTGGAGGACCTCACGTATGTTATCGTTTTTGGAAAAATGGTAGGCAAGTAGATCCTTTCAAACAGGACCTTCCTGCATCCAAACCTCTCGCAGAAAATTTGGTGCCTATTTATGATAGCATACGCAAACCATTACAAACAAGATTAGATGGTATTCCTTGGTTTTCTGAAACCGTGGATCAGGTAGAGCTCCAAGAAGAACTAGCGCTGAGTATTCAGTAA